One genomic window of Anoplolepis gracilipes chromosome 5, ASM4749672v1, whole genome shotgun sequence includes the following:
- the LOC140666138 gene encoding uncharacterized protein → MVDNSCIIEGNVKFRDGKKWKSRWCVMRKLSPVADCLHLQLYGDSKDRYKQGQTKASLSLQHFLGVESGFTLDKESNTIAIICQDVTVVLAFDTRERLIQWQVKISNNLGEDQQFLILISSVPSKAKFTNGPAHLHIQDRRFCITIGIPPRLVGIWEIAHLRRYGVVEGRFCFEGGSRCGRGEGLHVLITDQGDDIVKTLQLAAEGKLTTKKRSPLSREQSMTQDSPGRRQCSRTETRASDFFPSTALYSTSTYEEQCDSCKNENSPYWSSAESRQQTAELDGDYSCRDTMSISELPDQQTSGEWRSCSLTRQGATGLERCASCISKLGAVSKSSTLITTTTMSGISPAVSTLNNLGCHLQPRTFDRLSLSSYSSSSHDSDYSGSQQIECQCAQSKTAQSQTAQQTTARRMSPSPSALPPRPPKPSQPSLPIANQSVTTKKPKKPPMPLPIEQQQTCVHALKPQQTQQSQQQSQQLVTRSAAGPYENYDIPKTILGHHMLLEQGPQPEQYYDTPRKIKECLTLPKTYPNYDTPQVPQAVVLQGCGCPAKLSVQSPRSSGCPCHNVMSWAGFVLPYCRRGAGIEPTGVTVHPVKLSGEGKMPVVNASGEVAIYATAKRVNKTESIDEKAVENCGCTATNKSNNYENVEPVIDTQPESKQANYVNIDFSQSLEHYENSKDVLTKSSISQEEIEKFADQLKEPAPEVPASENVSKVCEKCGHAKEREDDYLVMDPDKQTPKKKPFPSYLPMQPIHNACSKEILSRLCSGIKSSSNPTLSGSTLLEGNKKRSDSEYRVPGSAMLSSPYLRRRYLDAGNVTESGGSGINILLRKRSYSAESAHYLDDESHTFPSTLTIHKCSSEADKNSLITDEPHNPCVNSVSKISSSGQETGQSLVTGVASQPSFIKIRRSSSVPSKTGHNRDSSSSNDSGVSTGSLSHRTAEFVEYELSLTGPAASMIKQNMLSQVCRKSPPPTCYHSSLPRKSKSSDPLREISFQFQKIKMPTKSSSAEADIPTCLPKAAKGFNSPGEVSNTPYIDSRSTSSGTSDMSDYIETLSLSSHSSSDTPDSLRLGGRAVATTLRPRSGKEYYKIDRSILVEQGRILTTASANYANITPVLEKSESPSPGYMSSSPFEQPQPTREHFLFPEEA, encoded by the exons ATGGTGGATAACAGTTGTATTATTGAGGGAAACGTGAAATTTCGCGACGGCAAAAAG tgGAAATCAAGATGGTGCGTTATGCGAAAATTATCGCCAGTAGCAg ATTGCTTGCATTTACAACTGTATGGGGATAGTAAGGATCGTTACAAGCAAGGCCAAACGAAAGCGTCTTTGAGCTTGCAACATTTTCTGGGAGTGGAAAGCGGTTTTACGCTTGACAAAGAATCCAATACAATCGCTATAATTTGCCAGGATGTGACAGTCGTTCTCGCGTTTGACACGCGAGAACGATTAATACAGTGGCAGGTTAAGATCTCGAATAACTTGGGCGAAG ATCAGCAATTCTTGATTCTCATCTCTTCGGTACCATCAAAGGCGAAGTTCACTAATGGGCCAGCGCACTTGCACATTCAGGACCGTCGTTTCTGTATCACCATCGGCATACCACCGCGACTCGTTGGTATATGGGAGATCGCGCATCTTCGACGATACGGTGTGGTCGAGGGTAGATTCTGTTTCGAGGGTGGTTCCAGATGCGGCCGGGGCGAAGGGCTACACGTTCTGATAACCGATCAGGGAGACGACATAGTCAAGACACTGCAGCTGGCGGCTGAGGGAAAGCTTACCACGAAAAAACGATCGCCACTCAGTAGAGAACAATCGATGACACAAGATAGCCCGGGACGGCGTCAGTGTTCTCGCACAGAGACCAGAGCCAGCGATTTCTTCCCCTCGACCGCCTTGTATTCGACATCTACGTACGAGGAGCAATGCGACAGCTGCAAGAACGAGAACTCACCGTACTGGTCGTCCGCGGAGAGCAGACAACAGACAGCAGAACTCGATGGCGATTACAGTTGCAGGGATACGATGTCGATATCGGAGCTGCCCGATCAGCAGACTAGCGGTGAGTGGCGCAGCTGTTCGCTTACTCGTCAAGGTGCGACCGGTCTCGAAAGATGCGCCAGTTGTATCAGCAAACTCGGTGCTGTCTCAAAATCGTCCACCTTGATTACTACAACTACTATGAGCGGCATAAGTCCAGCCGTCAGTACGTTGAATAATCTAGGATGTCATTTGCAACCTCGTACTTTTGATCGGCTCTCACTGTCCTCTTACAGCAGTAGTAGTCACGATAGTGATTACTCTGGTTCGCAACAGATCGAATGCCAGTGCGCGCAATCGAAAACCGCCCAGTCTCAGACGGCACAGCAAACGACGGCTCGTCGAATGTCACCGAGTCCGAGTGCGCTGCCACCGAGACCGCCAAAACCGTCCCAACCATCACTGCCGATAGCCAATCAATCCGTCACTACCAAGAAGCCTAAAAAACCGCCAATGCCACTTCCAATCGAGCAACAACAGACCTGCGTACATGCATTAAAACCCCAACAAACTCAACAATCTCAACAACAATCGCAGCAGCTCGTGACTCGTAGCGCCGCAGGACCTTATGAGAACTATGACATTCCGAAGACAATTCTAGGTCATCATATGCTGCTGGAACAAGGCCCACAACCGGAACAATATTATGACACgccaagaaaaattaaagaatgtcTTACACTGCCGAAAACTTACCCCAATTACGATACGCCTCAGGTGCCGCAGGCTGTAGTCCTCCAAGGATGTGGATGTCCCGCGAAACTTTCAGTTCAGTCGCCTAGGTCTTCAGGATGTCCTTGTCACAATGTTATGAGCTGGGCTGGCTTTGTCCTGCCATATTGTCGACGTGGTGCAGGAATCGAACCCACCGGCGTCACGGTACATCCCGTAAAACTCTCGGGTGAAGGCAAGATGCCAGTGGTGAATGCAAGTGGAGAAGTTGCCATTTACGCAACCGCTAAAAGGGTAAATAAAACTGAATCGATCGACGAGAAAGCTGTGGAGAATTGCGGATGTACCGCGACAAATAAATCGAACAATTACGAGAACGTCGAACCGGTAATAGATACACAACCGGAATCAAAGCAGGCGAATTAcgtaaatatagatttttcacAATCGCTCGAACATTACGAAAATAGCAAAGACGTACTAACTAAAAGCAGTATCTCACAGGAAGAGATCGAGAAATTCGCAGATCAATTGAAGGAACCAGCACCCGAAGTGCCAGCGAGCGAGAACGTTTCCAAGGTTTGCGAAAAATGTGGTCACGCGAAGGAAAGGGAAGACGATTATTTGGTTATGGATCCGGACAAGCAAACTCCGAAGAAGAAACCATTTCCCAGTTACTTACCGATGCAACCGATTCATAATGCTTGTTCCAAAGAGATTTTGTCCAGACTTTGCAGCGGCATCAAGAGTTCCAGCAATCCAACATTATCGGGATCCACGTTACTTGAAGGGAATAAAAAACGTTCCGACTCGGAATATCGTGTACCAGGTTCAGCGATGTTATCCAGTCCGTATCTCAGGCGTCGTTACTTGGACGCGGGTAACGTCACAGAATCCGGTGGTAGCGGCATAAATATACTTCTCAGGAAACGATCTTATTCCGCCGAGTCCGCGCATTATCTGGACGACGAGAGTCACACTTTTCCGTCCACACTTACTATCCACAAATGTTCGAGTGAAGCGgataaaaattctctgataACCGATGAACCACATAATCCGTGTGTAAACTCCGTGAGCAAAATTAGTAGTAGCGGTCAGGAGACCGGGCAATCATTGGTGACCGGTGTCGCGTCTCAACCGTCGTTTATCAAAATTCGACGCTCGTCATCCGTACCATCCAAAACCGGTCACAACAGAGACTCGTCAAGTAGCAACGATTCTGGCGTCTCCACTGGTTCCTTAAGTCACCGAACAGCAGAATTTGTCGAGTATGAGTTATCGTTGACAGGACCTGCCGCTTCAATGATAAAGCAGAATATGTTGTCACAAGTTTGTCGCAAGAGTCCTCCGCCCACGTGTTATCACAGCAGCTTGCCGAGGAAGTCCAAGTCCAGTGATCCTCTTCGTGAAATTTCCTTTCAGTTTCAAAAGATTAAGATGCCAACGAAATCTTCATCCGCGGAAGCTGACATACCTACGTGTTTGCCGAAGGCTGCGAAAGGCTTTAACAGTCCCGGTGAAGTCTCGAATACACCCTATATTGATTCTCGAAGTACCAGCAGTGGTACTTCCGACATGTCGGATTATATTGAAACCTTGTCACTATCGTCACATTCTTCATCCGATACGCCCGACAGCCTAAG attAGGAGGTAGAGCAGTAGCAACAACTCTTCGACCTCGTAGCGGGAAAGAATACTATAAAATTGATCGAAGTATCTTGGTAGAGCAGGGACGAATTCTCACAACGGCATCTgctaattatgcaaatatcaCTCCAGTGTTAGAAAAGAGCGAGTCACCATCACCTGGTTACATGAGCAGCTCACCGTTCGAGCAACCACAACCTACTCGCGAACACTTTCTGTTCCCTGAA GAAGCttga